A genomic segment from Pseudoalteromonas aliena SW19 encodes:
- the coaBC gene encoding bifunctional phosphopantothenoylcysteine decarboxylase/phosphopantothenate--cysteine ligase CoaBC, translated as MIDLTNKKIVLGITGGIAAYKCAELVRRLKDHGCEVKVVMTESAKHFITPLTMQAVSGEMVSDSLLDPSAEAAMGHIEFAKWADLILVAPATCNIIAKMATGIADDLLTTLLLATPAKVAVAPAMNQQMYAHPATQANLATLKARNILIWGPGKGEQACGDVGAGRMLEPHELVELCIAKEQPQLLLGKTITITAGPTREPLDPVRFISNHSSGKMGYALAQAALLLGAKVNLISGPVNIKPPTGVNLINIQSAEQLLAESLTYAPQSDAFIGCAAVADYRAANVATQKMKKQGDELTLTLVKNPDVIAAVAGLTQNRPYTVGFAAETQNVENYAKGKLKNKNLDMICANDVSQSGLGFNSDQNALTLYWHNEQLELAQSSKVEIARKVIEQLAKHL; from the coding sequence ATGATTGATTTAACCAATAAAAAAATTGTACTGGGTATTACCGGCGGTATTGCAGCTTATAAATGCGCCGAATTAGTTAGACGATTAAAAGACCATGGTTGTGAAGTTAAAGTGGTAATGACCGAATCGGCCAAGCACTTTATAACCCCCTTAACAATGCAAGCGGTAAGTGGCGAAATGGTATCAGACTCATTACTTGATCCCTCTGCTGAAGCGGCAATGGGCCATATAGAGTTTGCAAAATGGGCTGATTTAATTTTAGTCGCACCCGCAACCTGTAACATTATTGCTAAAATGGCGACCGGTATTGCCGATGACTTATTAACAACGTTACTGCTAGCTACACCAGCTAAAGTAGCCGTTGCGCCAGCTATGAACCAACAAATGTATGCACACCCTGCAACGCAAGCTAATTTAGCAACATTAAAAGCACGTAACATACTTATTTGGGGCCCAGGTAAAGGAGAACAAGCCTGTGGTGATGTAGGCGCTGGTCGAATGCTAGAACCTCATGAACTTGTTGAGTTATGCATTGCGAAAGAGCAACCACAGTTACTTTTAGGTAAAACAATTACCATAACAGCAGGGCCAACACGTGAGCCACTTGATCCGGTTCGTTTTATATCAAATCACAGCTCAGGAAAAATGGGCTATGCACTCGCACAAGCCGCTTTATTGCTTGGCGCAAAAGTGAATTTAATTTCAGGCCCTGTTAATATTAAGCCGCCAACTGGTGTAAACTTAATTAATATACAAAGCGCTGAGCAACTACTCGCTGAGTCACTTACTTACGCTCCACAATCAGATGCATTTATTGGCTGCGCTGCCGTTGCCGATTACCGGGCTGCGAATGTTGCGACTCAAAAAATGAAAAAACAAGGTGACGAACTTACCCTCACCTTAGTAAAAAACCCTGATGTGATTGCAGCAGTTGCAGGCCTTACTCAAAATCGCCCTTACACGGTCGGCTTTGCCGCTGAAACACAAAATGTAGAAAACTACGCTAAAGGCAAACTCAAAAACAAAAATCTCGACATGATTTGTGCTAACGATGTATCGCAAAGTGGCTTGGGGTTTAATTCTGATCAAAATGCGCTAACGCTTTATTGGCATAATGAGCAGTTAGAATTAGCGCAAAGCAGTAAAGTAGAAATTGCCCGCAAAGTGATCGAGCAACTCGCTAAACACCTATAA
- the radC gene encoding RadC family protein, with protein MQLTSLPNSLRPREKLIAKGAKALTDAELLAIFLRTGLPGMNVIELAQHLLNENKTLHNLFNASIEEFCSQKGLGTAKYVQLQAVLELSQRYMQERCQRDAVFNSPNSVYDYLTLQMRGLQQEVFMVLYLDSQNRLVKDEILFYGTINSASVYPREVVKAALKNNAAAVIFAHNHPSGIAEPSQADKLITNKLQQALQLVDISVLDHIIVGGETCVSFAERGLI; from the coding sequence ATGCAATTAACATCGCTACCAAATTCACTTCGCCCACGTGAAAAGCTCATTGCCAAAGGAGCCAAAGCATTAACGGATGCTGAGTTGCTGGCTATTTTTTTACGCACTGGCTTACCTGGTATGAACGTAATAGAGCTTGCCCAGCATTTACTTAACGAAAATAAAACACTGCATAACTTGTTTAATGCCAGTATTGAGGAGTTTTGTTCTCAAAAGGGGTTAGGAACCGCAAAGTATGTGCAGCTACAAGCGGTTCTTGAATTAAGCCAGCGATATATGCAGGAACGTTGCCAGCGAGACGCTGTGTTTAATTCGCCAAACTCGGTTTACGACTATCTCACTCTTCAAATGCGTGGTTTGCAACAAGAAGTGTTTATGGTGTTATACCTCGACAGCCAAAATAGATTAGTGAAAGATGAAATTCTTTTTTACGGTACGATTAATTCAGCCAGTGTTTATCCGCGCGAGGTGGTAAAAGCGGCGCTTAAAAATAATGCTGCGGCAGTTATTTTTGCACATAATCATCCAAGCGGTATTGCAGAACCTAGCCAAGCTGACAAACTTATAACCAATAAATTACAACAAGCACTGCAATTGGTAGACATAAGTGTACTTGATCACATCATTGTGGGTGGGGAAACCTGTGTTTCTTTTGCTGAGCGAGGCCTTATTTAG
- the rpmB gene encoding 50S ribosomal protein L28 — protein MSKVCQVTGKRPAVGNHRSHARNATRRRFLPNLQTHRFWVESEKRFVTLRTTTKGMRIIDKKGIDTVLTEIRARGVKV, from the coding sequence ATGTCTAAAGTATGTCAAGTTACAGGTAAGCGTCCAGCGGTTGGTAATCACCGTTCACACGCGAGAAACGCGACTAGACGTCGTTTCCTACCTAACCTACAAACACACCGTTTTTGGGTTGAAAGTGAAAAACGTTTTGTAACATTACGCACTACTACTAAAGGTATGCGTATTATCGATAAAAAAGGCATCGACACGGTTCTTACAGAAATCCGTGCTCGCGGCGTTAAAGTTTAA
- the rpmG gene encoding 50S ribosomal protein L33, which yields MRDKIRLVSTAGTGFFYTTDKNKRNMPEKMEIKKFDPKIRKHVLFKEAKIK from the coding sequence ATGCGCGATAAAATCCGTTTAGTTTCAACTGCCGGTACTGGTTTTTTCTACACTACTGACAAAAACAAACGTAACATGCCTGAGAAGATGGAAATCAAAAAGTTTGATCCAAAGATTCGTAAACATGTTCTTTTTAAAGAAGCTAAAATTAAGTAA
- a CDS encoding manganese-dependent inorganic pyrophosphatase translates to MSMYVVGHKIPDSDSICGAIALAYLKNQIDEPAIPTRLGEISPETQFILDKFGFEAPELKLSYAGEDVYIVDHTEKTQAPDDIDQARVVGVVDHHKLGDLTSSTPLECWIRPVGCSNTIIKMMYDFYSVEIPKDIAGIMLCAILSDTVIFKSPTCTTADIKCVEALAEIAGIEDFKELGMDMFRVKSAVENTPARDLVMRDFKDFNMNGNLVGIGQLEVIDLAVFDDIKADLAADIAKLKQEGNRHSVFLLLTDIMKEGSEMLIVSDDANLVEQAYGVKPENDKVWLDGVLSRKKQVVPPLQDAFTKI, encoded by the coding sequence ATGTCTATGTATGTAGTGGGCCATAAAATCCCAGATTCAGATTCTATTTGTGGTGCAATTGCACTCGCGTATTTAAAAAACCAAATCGATGAGCCAGCGATTCCAACACGTCTTGGTGAAATTTCACCAGAAACGCAGTTTATCCTTGATAAATTTGGTTTCGAAGCACCAGAGCTAAAATTAAGCTACGCTGGTGAAGATGTTTACATTGTGGATCACACAGAAAAAACACAAGCACCCGATGATATCGACCAAGCTCGTGTTGTTGGCGTGGTAGATCACCATAAGCTAGGTGACTTAACATCATCGACTCCGCTTGAATGTTGGATCCGCCCTGTTGGTTGTTCAAACACCATTATTAAAATGATGTACGACTTTTACAGTGTAGAAATCCCAAAAGACATCGCAGGCATTATGCTATGCGCTATTTTAAGCGACACCGTAATATTTAAATCGCCAACATGTACCACTGCCGACATTAAATGCGTTGAAGCCCTAGCAGAAATTGCAGGCATTGAGGATTTTAAAGAGCTTGGCATGGATATGTTCCGCGTTAAGTCTGCTGTAGAAAACACACCAGCGCGTGACTTAGTAATGCGTGACTTTAAAGATTTCAACATGAACGGTAATTTAGTCGGCATTGGCCAGCTAGAAGTAATCGACCTTGCTGTTTTTGATGATATTAAAGCAGATCTTGCTGCTGATATTGCTAAGCTAAAGCAAGAGGGCAACCGCCATTCTGTATTTTTACTGCTTACCGATATCATGAAAGAAGGCTCAGAAATGCTAATTGTATCTGACGATGCAAACTTAGTTGAGCAAGCTTATGGTGTAAAACCAGAAAATGATAAAGTATGGTTAGATGGTGTACTGAGTCGTAAAAAGCAAGTTGTGCCACCATTACAAGATGCGTTCACAAAAATCTAA
- the mutM gene encoding bifunctional DNA-formamidopyrimidine glycosylase/DNA-(apurinic or apyrimidinic site) lyase, translating into MPELPEVEVSRMGITPHVQNQVVTKVNIYNASMRWPVPDDVYQLEGLTVTSIERRAKYLLLHCQLGSTILHLGMSGNLRVVDKAEPLKKHDHVEFIFGNGKALRLNDPRRFGCCLWQEPGEVHKLLSKLGPEPLTDDFFAKRVYEQSRNKKVPVKQFIMDNAVVVGVGNIYANESLFKAGIHPKREAGKVSLKRYQALIPIIKDTLAAAIKQGGTTLKDFAQSDGKPGYFAQELLVYGRKGKPCMTCENELEEIRLGQRSTIFCSNCQK; encoded by the coding sequence ATGCCTGAGTTACCAGAGGTAGAAGTGAGCCGAATGGGGATCACTCCCCATGTACAGAACCAAGTTGTTACCAAGGTAAACATTTACAATGCCAGTATGCGTTGGCCAGTGCCTGATGATGTTTATCAACTAGAAGGGTTAACGGTAACAAGCATTGAACGACGAGCTAAATACTTACTGTTACATTGCCAACTTGGTAGTACTATTTTGCATTTGGGAATGTCGGGTAATTTACGTGTAGTAGATAAAGCTGAGCCATTAAAAAAGCACGACCATGTTGAGTTTATTTTTGGTAATGGTAAGGCGCTGCGTTTAAACGATCCTCGTCGTTTTGGTTGCTGCTTATGGCAAGAGCCAGGAGAGGTACACAAGCTGCTCTCTAAGCTTGGTCCTGAGCCGCTTACCGATGATTTTTTTGCTAAACGCGTGTACGAACAATCGCGCAATAAAAAAGTGCCCGTAAAGCAGTTTATTATGGATAACGCTGTGGTTGTTGGAGTCGGTAATATTTACGCGAATGAATCACTCTTTAAAGCCGGTATTCATCCCAAACGAGAGGCTGGTAAAGTATCACTAAAGCGTTATCAGGCACTTATCCCTATTATAAAAGACACGCTTGCTGCGGCCATAAAACAAGGTGGAACAACGCTTAAAGATTTTGCACAAAGCGATGGAAAGCCAGGTTACTTTGCTCAAGAGTTATTAGTTTATGGACGCAAAGGAAAACCGTGCATGACGTGTGAAAACGAATTAGAAGAAATTAGATTGGGGCAGCGCAGTACTATTTTTTGCTCAAACTGCCAAAAGTAG
- a CDS encoding DUF3299 domain-containing protein gives MTFFKTTFYYSALVCLLISSFISNANPPKEIFWEDLIPKNHVQIDTQTQANHDGSEQNWVQPDLDAPIVKELNGQSVSLPGFVVPLEGDSEVITEFLLVPYFGACIHVPPPPPNQIVHVTIKGGVPIESLYDAIVVTGIISTESWSGEIAQTGYKIKAVGVAPFEL, from the coding sequence ATGACTTTTTTTAAAACAACATTTTATTACAGCGCGCTAGTGTGCTTACTAATAAGCAGCTTTATAAGTAACGCGAACCCACCAAAAGAAATTTTTTGGGAGGACTTAATCCCTAAAAATCACGTACAAATAGACACACAAACTCAAGCTAATCACGACGGTAGTGAGCAAAACTGGGTGCAGCCCGACTTAGATGCCCCCATTGTAAAAGAGCTAAATGGACAATCGGTTAGCTTACCTGGCTTTGTTGTGCCGCTTGAGGGTGACAGTGAAGTCATTACCGAGTTTTTACTGGTGCCGTACTTTGGCGCTTGCATACACGTTCCGCCGCCACCACCTAATCAAATAGTGCATGTAACAATTAAAGGCGGTGTGCCTATTGAAAGCCTATACGACGCAATTGTGGTCACAGGAATAATAAGCACTGAATCATGGTCAGGAGAGATAGCCCAAACAGGCTATAAAATCAAAGCTGTAGGTGTTGCACCATTCGAGCTTTAA
- a CDS encoding ABC transporter permease translates to MILAKLAYKSLLNRRTSVLLTLFTIAISVMLLLSVERIRIDAKSSFSNTISGTDLIVGARTGDIQLLLSSVFRIGHTNNNVSWQSYEYITSQRGVKWSIPISLGDSHKGQAVLGTTLDYFSHYRFAKKQSLSFNKGHAFSAINEVVLGSDVATALGYKLNDSIVISHGMGNTSFHHHDDNPFKVVGILNPTGTPVDKTLHIPLAAIDLIHGNNSGDNHDHDHDHDEHNSLIGHPKQITAFLMGFKSPLYTLQIRRNINQYKKEALLGIMPTVTLKELWQMLAIVEKVLMLFSAVIVLVSLLGMLTSLLANLSQRRRELAILRSVGARPWQLFTLISIESLFTTLLGCIVGCALYYLALFTGGSYLQSHAGISVNIAMLSSYELTLIGVIMIAGFIIGLIPATRAYFYSLSDGMSIKT, encoded by the coding sequence ATGATCCTTGCTAAACTTGCTTACAAAAGCCTATTAAATCGTCGTACCAGTGTGCTTTTAACGCTCTTTACAATCGCCATTAGTGTTATGTTACTGCTTAGCGTTGAGCGTATACGCATTGATGCCAAAAGTAGCTTTAGTAATACAATTTCGGGCACTGATTTAATTGTCGGCGCACGCACTGGCGATATACAATTACTGCTTTCCTCTGTCTTTAGAATTGGCCACACCAACAATAACGTAAGTTGGCAAAGCTATGAATATATAACAAGCCAGCGTGGTGTAAAATGGAGCATACCTATAAGCCTAGGCGACAGTCACAAAGGCCAAGCTGTACTGGGTACAACACTTGATTACTTTAGCCATTATCGCTTTGCAAAAAAGCAAAGCTTAAGCTTTAACAAGGGTCACGCTTTTAGTGCTATTAACGAGGTGGTGCTCGGCAGTGATGTCGCAACTGCATTAGGGTATAAACTTAACGACTCTATTGTTATATCTCACGGCATGGGCAACACAAGCTTTCATCACCACGACGATAATCCGTTTAAAGTAGTAGGAATTTTAAATCCCACAGGAACACCCGTTGATAAAACGCTACATATACCGCTTGCAGCTATCGATTTAATCCACGGCAACAATTCTGGCGATAACCATGACCATGACCATGACCATGACGAACATAACAGCCTAATTGGCCATCCAAAGCAAATTACTGCATTTTTAATGGGATTTAAATCGCCTTTATACACATTGCAAATTAGGCGTAATATAAATCAATATAAAAAAGAAGCACTGCTTGGCATTATGCCAACGGTCACACTTAAAGAATTATGGCAAATGCTCGCCATTGTAGAAAAAGTACTGATGTTGTTTTCAGCCGTAATTGTGTTGGTAAGCTTACTTGGTATGCTAACCTCGCTGCTTGCCAACTTAAGTCAGCGTCGGCGTGAGCTTGCCATATTACGCTCAGTAGGTGCTCGCCCATGGCAGTTATTTACGCTCATTAGTATCGAATCATTATTTACAACATTACTTGGTTGCATAGTGGGCTGTGCATTATATTACTTAGCACTATTTACAGGTGGCTCTTATTTGCAAAGCCACGCTGGCATTAGCGTTAACATAGCTATGCTTTCTAGCTATGAACTCACACTTATCGGCGTTATTATGATTGCTGGCTTTATTATTGGCTTAATACCCGCTACACGCGCTTACTTTTATTCGCTCAGCGATGGCATGAGTATAAAAACATAA
- a CDS encoding ABC transporter ATP-binding protein — MINLTNVTFKWHKNDKAPTLSISELIIKKGQHVFLHGPSGSGKSTLLALLGGINTATSGDVVILSQNLNTQSNTKRDAFRADHIGTIFQNFNLLPYLTPLENVVLGCQFSKIRQRQALKHSTTLTKEAKRLLNALGLSEQQYNKNVAELSTGQQQRVAAARAFIGSPELIIADEPTSALDTQNRESFIKLLFEQAKYSNSTLMFVSHDESLKPLFDRSVDLISLQEQL; from the coding sequence ATGATCAACCTAACAAACGTCACTTTTAAATGGCATAAAAACGATAAAGCCCCCACGCTTAGCATCAGCGAATTAATTATAAAAAAAGGCCAACATGTTTTTTTACATGGTCCTAGTGGCTCTGGTAAATCAACACTGCTTGCACTACTTGGGGGAATAAATACCGCCACCAGCGGCGATGTTGTAATATTAAGTCAAAATTTAAATACGCAAAGTAACACCAAGCGAGATGCATTTAGAGCGGATCATATTGGCACTATTTTTCAAAACTTTAATTTACTGCCTTATTTAACACCCCTCGAAAACGTGGTTTTAGGGTGTCAATTTTCTAAAATACGTCAGCGCCAAGCATTAAAACACTCCACTACTTTAACCAAAGAAGCCAAGCGCTTACTAAACGCACTTGGCTTAAGCGAGCAACAATATAATAAAAATGTTGCAGAGCTAAGCACAGGTCAACAGCAGCGTGTTGCCGCTGCCCGCGCTTTTATTGGCAGCCCAGAACTAATAATAGCGGACGAGCCTACATCTGCACTCGATACCCAAAACCGTGAAAGCTTTATTAAATTACTGTTTGAACAAGCCAAATACTCAAACAGTACTTTGATGTTTGTAAGCCATGATGAAAGTTTAAAACCGTTATTCGACCGCTCAGTTGATCTTATCAGCTTGCAGGAGCAGCTATGA
- a CDS encoding CDP-glycerol glycerophosphotransferase family protein, translated as MNYLTATKNKKYLMYISQNYSYAILRPLQQQILAHGGQVSWFLEGKDVNPDFLTDSEKQLYSIEDIHKWSPDAIFAPANLIPTFLPGKKVAVFHGFDAGKLNRKGENDHLKARGCFDLYCTQGPNTTTPFSALQKKLGYFKVTQTGWPALDRLFKNEPTRSYVDELDSRPTLLICSTFSKRLSLAPKLYKQIKQFSETGKWRILMQFHPKMPLEWVNKYKALSNNNLTFIETDDVIPLLKSADVMLCDTSSILLMFLLQRKPVVTFCNQDPKKHLLNVTDANKVEGAIDNALTYPPELMENIESYCQELHPYSDGQSSERVLVATNEFLLSNEKLKSKPLNFIRQFKMRKKLNYWKW; from the coding sequence TTGAACTACCTAACCGCCACAAAAAATAAAAAATACCTAATGTATATTTCTCAAAATTATTCATACGCTATTTTGAGGCCATTGCAGCAGCAAATATTAGCGCATGGTGGTCAGGTAAGTTGGTTTTTAGAAGGCAAAGATGTCAATCCAGATTTTTTGACCGATAGTGAAAAGCAGCTTTATTCTATTGAAGACATTCATAAGTGGTCGCCCGATGCTATTTTTGCTCCAGCCAATTTAATACCAACCTTTTTACCAGGCAAAAAGGTTGCAGTGTTTCATGGCTTTGATGCTGGTAAATTAAATCGAAAAGGTGAAAACGATCATCTTAAAGCCAGAGGATGTTTTGATCTTTATTGTACTCAAGGCCCTAATACCACAACCCCTTTCAGTGCTTTACAAAAAAAGCTGGGCTACTTTAAAGTAACACAAACAGGCTGGCCTGCTTTAGATCGTCTATTTAAAAATGAACCTACTCGCTCTTACGTAGACGAATTAGATTCAAGGCCAACCCTATTAATATGCTCTACTTTTTCTAAACGACTTTCACTTGCGCCTAAACTTTATAAACAAATAAAACAATTTAGTGAAACAGGAAAATGGCGCATTTTGATGCAGTTCCATCCAAAAATGCCGCTTGAGTGGGTAAATAAATATAAAGCATTGAGCAATAATAATTTAACCTTTATAGAAACAGATGATGTCATTCCTTTATTAAAATCTGCCGACGTTATGTTATGCGACACCTCGTCTATATTATTAATGTTTTTGTTACAGCGAAAACCTGTCGTCACATTTTGCAATCAAGACCCTAAAAAACATTTACTCAATGTAACTGATGCGAACAAAGTTGAAGGTGCTATAGATAATGCGTTAACTTACCCGCCAGAGTTAATGGAAAATATTGAAAGCTATTGCCAAGAATTACATCCATACTCTGATGGGCAATCAAGTGAACGAGTACTTGTCGCAACCAATGAATTTTTACTAAGTAATGAAAAGTTAAAATCTAAACCGCTCAATTTTATTCGACAATTTAAAATGCGTAAAAAACTTAATTATTGGAAATGGTAA
- a CDS encoding phosphoribosylaminoimidazolesuccinocarboxamide synthase, with amino-acid sequence MTSYKVLDVNDDLPIRTKGEVHSGKVRSVYWLTDDDSARLIKEKSYKVPAGTELAIMVISDRISAFDCIWQGENGLNGVPGKGIALNTVASHWFKLFDKAGLAGNHIVDIPHPYVWIVRKASTVKVEAIARQYITGSMWRDYAKGVRNFCGIDLPEGLKANQKLDNVLITPSTKGIIESVADIPAVDDVNITRANITNNLDVFNFKSADDVTKYERLLVEGFKLISDELAKLAQIFVDTKFEFGYVEDLNGTQQLIYIDEVGTPDSSRIWDEASYREGKIVENSKEGFRQLLINNVPESDVLLNKDRMGEREQLAKDYILPESVMLEVSNTYVGIASKIVGKEIVIPEDPRKEVIAILDNDYGLIVKK; translated from the coding sequence ATGACTAGCTATAAAGTTTTAGACGTAAACGATGATTTACCCATTCGTACCAAAGGTGAAGTACACAGCGGTAAGGTTCGTTCAGTTTATTGGTTAACTGATGACGATAGCGCGCGATTAATTAAAGAAAAAAGCTATAAAGTACCTGCGGGGACTGAATTAGCTATTATGGTTATTTCCGATAGAATTTCTGCATTTGATTGTATTTGGCAGGGCGAAAATGGCTTAAACGGTGTGCCAGGCAAAGGTATTGCATTAAATACGGTGGCATCGCATTGGTTTAAGTTATTTGATAAAGCAGGCCTTGCGGGTAACCATATTGTTGATATTCCGCATCCTTATGTATGGATTGTGCGTAAAGCGAGTACTGTTAAAGTTGAAGCTATTGCACGTCAATATATTACCGGTAGCATGTGGCGCGATTACGCAAAAGGCGTTCGTAACTTTTGCGGTATTGATTTACCTGAGGGCTTAAAAGCAAATCAAAAGCTCGATAATGTACTCATTACACCATCAACTAAAGGTATTATTGAAAGTGTTGCCGACATTCCAGCTGTTGATGATGTAAATATTACCCGGGCTAATATCACTAATAACTTAGACGTATTTAATTTTAAATCGGCAGATGATGTAACCAAATACGAAAGGTTATTAGTTGAAGGTTTTAAATTAATTAGCGATGAACTTGCAAAGCTTGCGCAAATTTTTGTTGATACAAAATTTGAGTTTGGTTATGTAGAGGATTTAAACGGCACGCAGCAACTTATTTATATTGATGAAGTAGGTACTCCCGATTCATCACGTATTTGGGATGAAGCTTCTTATCGTGAAGGTAAAATTGTCGAAAATTCTAAAGAGGGCTTTCGTCAGTTGCTTATTAATAATGTGCCTGAAAGCGACGTATTATTAAATAAAGATCGCATGGGCGAGCGTGAACAACTGGCTAAAGATTACATTTTACCGGAATCAGTAATGCTTGAGGTGTCAAACACCTACGTAGGTATTGCTAGTAAGATTGTTGGCAAAGAGATTGTCATCCCTGAAGATCCTCGTAAAGAAGTGATTGCTATTTTAGATAACGATTACGGACTAATTGTTAAAAAGTAA
- a CDS encoding methylamine utilization protein encodes MFKRVLQRCVKNYCFLITCFLFSHSALAENIELVVKDQYGQQLADAVIELEQINKPYSPAPRSVAIMDQVHKQFLPELLIVQKGQRVNFPNSDNIRHHVYSFSQAKPFQLKLYSGQPKDPITFEQQGVVVLGCNIHDSMVGYIYIASSERVYKTDEQGRIELPLNDFPLQISVWHPLQTESLESKKIITINDKSGLVVTINTSSPSPRNTFGSKFKAGND; translated from the coding sequence ATGTTTAAACGGGTATTACAGCGTTGTGTGAAAAATTACTGTTTTTTAATTACCTGTTTTCTTTTTAGTCACTCAGCTCTGGCTGAAAATATTGAGTTAGTCGTTAAAGATCAATATGGTCAACAATTAGCAGATGCGGTAATTGAATTAGAACAAATAAATAAGCCGTATTCGCCAGCTCCTCGTAGCGTTGCTATTATGGATCAGGTTCACAAACAGTTTTTACCTGAGCTATTAATTGTACAAAAAGGGCAGCGAGTGAATTTTCCTAATAGTGATAACATTCGTCATCATGTGTATTCTTTTTCACAAGCTAAGCCATTTCAACTAAAGTTATATTCAGGGCAACCAAAAGATCCAATTACTTTTGAGCAACAAGGCGTTGTTGTGTTGGGGTGTAACATTCATGATTCTATGGTTGGCTATATTTACATAGCAAGCAGTGAACGTGTTTATAAAACAGATGAACAAGGCCGCATTGAGTTACCTTTAAATGATTTTCCTCTGCAAATTAGTGTATGGCACCCTTTGCAAACTGAGTCGTTGGAGAGTAAAAAAATCATAACAATTAATGATAAAAGTGGTTTAGTAGTAACAATAAATACTTCATCACCATCGCCACGTAATACGTTTGGCAGTAAATTTAAGGCTGGTAATGACTAA